The Castor canadensis chromosome X, mCasCan1.hap1v2, whole genome shotgun sequence genome includes a region encoding these proteins:
- the LOC141419913 gene encoding LOW QUALITY PROTEIN: translationally-controlled tumor protein-like (The sequence of the model RefSeq protein was modified relative to this genomic sequence to represent the inferred CDS: inserted 2 bases in 1 codon; deleted 1 base in 1 codon) has translation MIISWDLISHNELFSDIYKIREIPEGLCLEVEGKMFSRTEGNIDDSLIGGNASAEGPEGEGTESTVITGXDIVMNHHLQETSFTKDAYKKYIKDYMKSLKDKLEEQRPERVKSFMTGAAEQIKHILANFNNYQFFIGENMNPDGMVALLDYREDGVTPYMIFFKDGLEMEKC, from the exons ATGATCATCTCCTGGGACCTCATCAGCCACAATGAGCTGTTCTCCGACATTTACAAGATCCGGGAGATCCCGGAGGGGCTATGCCTGGAGGTGGAGGGCAAGATGTTCAGTAGGACCGAGGGTAACATTGATGACTCGCTCATCGGTGGAAATGCCTCCGCTGAAGGGCCTGAGGGCGAAGGTACC GAAAGCACAGTGATCACTGG TGACATTGTCATGAACCATCACTTACAGGAAACCAGCTTCACAAAAGACGCCTATAAGAAGTATATCAAAGATTACATGAAATCACTCAAAGACAAACTTGAAGAACAGAGACCAGAAAGAGTAAAATCTTTCATGACGGGGGCTGCAGAACAAATCAAGCACATCCTTGCTAATTTCAATAACTACCAGTTTTTCATTGGTGAAAACATGAATCCAGATGGCATGGTTGCTCTCCTGGACTACCGTGAGGATGGTGTGACCCCGTATATGATTTTCTTTAAGGATGGTTTAGAAATGGAGAAATGTTAA